In Aquimarina sp. TRL1, a single window of DNA contains:
- a CDS encoding CPXCG motif-containing cysteine-rich protein, translating to MIEHFFQCPYCWEEISMLLDPSVPYQVYVEDCEVCCNPIELRPRFDDQELTSLEVYSIEQ from the coding sequence ATGATTGAACATTTTTTTCAATGCCCGTACTGCTGGGAAGAAATTTCAATGCTGCTGGATCCTTCGGTGCCCTATCAGGTTTATGTAGAAGACTGCGAAGTGTGTTGTAATCCGATAGAATTACGTCCCAGATTCGATGATCAGGAGTTAACTTCTTTAGAGGTATACTCAATAGAACAGTGA
- a CDS encoding ATP-binding cassette domain-containing protein produces the protein MLNIHNLSISFGGEYLFEEISFKLTAGDRVGLVGKNGAGKSTMLKILSKDQEPDSGQIATDKDIKIGFLKQDIDFVLGRTVLEEAYEAFEEIKKIERELEQINKALAERTDYESDSYNQLITELSDHTQHYEIIGGYNYQGETERILQGLGFAREDFGKLTDTFSGGWRMRIELAKLLLQNNDILLLDEPTNHLDIESIIWLENFLKGYAGVVVIVSHDKMFLDNVTNRTIEISLGRIYDYNKPYSKYLVLRQEIREQQLAAQKNQSKQIEQTERLIEKFRAKASKATMAQSLIKKLDKIDRIEVDEDENAVMNVRFPVSVQPGKVVIEAESVGKNYGEKEILKEVDLLVERGSKIAFVGQNGQGKSTLAKMIINEIPFTGDLKLGHNVEIGYFAQNQSEYLDGELTIHETMINAADEKTRTKVRDMLGAFLFRGDEVDKKVKVLSGGERNRLALCKLLLQPFNVLVMDEPTNHLDIKSKNVLKEALKNFEGTLILVSHDRDFLQGLTNRVYEFRDKKVKEYLGDIDFYLEERKVADLREIEKKEKRQKEVSKTKETAKKSYEDQKKLKSLNNKLSNVESKINKLEREIKKLDADMAADYDAAIAKPNFFETYQEKKDKLITLMEEWEAVQEEIDTMS, from the coding sequence ATGTTAAACATACATAATTTATCCATTTCATTTGGTGGAGAGTATCTCTTCGAGGAAATAAGTTTCAAATTAACCGCTGGTGACCGTGTTGGACTGGTAGGAAAAAACGGGGCGGGAAAGTCTACCATGCTTAAAATTTTATCAAAAGATCAGGAACCTGATTCAGGTCAGATTGCTACAGATAAGGATATAAAGATTGGTTTTCTAAAACAAGATATCGATTTTGTACTGGGAAGAACAGTTTTAGAAGAGGCTTATGAAGCTTTTGAAGAAATTAAGAAGATAGAAAGAGAACTGGAGCAAATAAACAAGGCGCTCGCAGAACGAACGGACTATGAAAGTGATTCTTATAATCAGTTGATTACAGAATTGAGTGATCATACACAACATTATGAGATCATAGGAGGGTATAATTATCAAGGAGAGACAGAACGAATTCTACAAGGATTGGGATTTGCCAGAGAGGATTTTGGAAAACTGACAGATACCTTTTCCGGAGGTTGGAGAATGCGAATCGAGCTAGCTAAGTTGTTACTGCAAAACAATGACATTTTATTATTAGATGAGCCGACCAACCATTTGGATATTGAATCGATTATTTGGTTGGAAAATTTCTTAAAAGGATATGCAGGAGTAGTAGTGATTGTATCTCACGATAAAATGTTCCTGGATAATGTAACAAACAGAACGATAGAAATTTCTTTAGGAAGAATCTATGACTATAATAAGCCGTATTCCAAATACCTGGTGCTACGTCAGGAAATTAGGGAGCAACAATTAGCTGCGCAGAAAAACCAATCTAAACAGATTGAGCAGACAGAACGATTAATAGAGAAGTTCAGGGCCAAGGCTTCAAAAGCCACTATGGCGCAATCTCTGATCAAAAAACTGGATAAAATAGACCGGATCGAGGTAGATGAAGATGAAAATGCTGTAATGAATGTTCGCTTTCCTGTTAGTGTACAACCGGGGAAAGTAGTAATAGAAGCAGAAAGTGTAGGGAAGAACTATGGAGAGAAGGAAATACTCAAAGAGGTAGATCTTTTAGTAGAACGAGGATCTAAAATAGCCTTTGTGGGGCAGAATGGGCAGGGGAAATCCACCTTGGCTAAAATGATTATTAATGAAATACCATTTACAGGAGACCTAAAACTAGGACATAATGTAGAGATTGGATATTTTGCCCAGAATCAATCAGAATACCTGGATGGAGAGCTGACGATTCACGAGACGATGATTAATGCCGCAGATGAGAAAACAAGAACCAAAGTTAGAGATATGTTGGGAGCGTTTTTGTTTAGAGGAGATGAAGTGGATAAAAAGGTAAAAGTTCTCTCTGGAGGAGAACGAAACAGACTAGCGTTGTGTAAACTTCTTTTACAGCCTTTTAATGTATTGGTCATGGATGAACCGACCAACCATTTGGATATTAAATCAAAAAACGTTTTAAAAGAAGCATTAAAAAACTTTGAAGGGACACTGATTCTTGTATCCCATGATAGAGATTTTCTTCAGGGATTAACCAATAGAGTGTATGAGTTTAGAGATAAAAAGGTTAAGGAATATCTGGGAGATATCGATTTTTATCTCGAGGAACGAAAGGTAGCAGATCTTCGGGAAATAGAGAAAAAAGAGAAACGACAAAAAGAAGTTTCTAAGACAAAAGAAACAGCTAAAAAATCATATGAAGATCAGAAGAAACTAAAATCGTTAAATAATAAACTAAGTAACGTAGAATCCAAAATCAATAAATTAGAAAGAGAAATCAAAAAGTTAGATGCTGATATGGCAGCTGATTATGATGCAGCAATTGCGAAGCCTAATTTTTTTGAAACATATCAGGAAAAAAAGGATAAATTAATCACTTTGATGGAAGAGTGGGAAGCAGTTCAGGAAGAAATTGATACGATGTCCTAG
- a CDS encoding FAD-binding oxidoreductase, whose translation MVDYIIVGFGIAGVSVTEELERRGKTYLVYEDSSQKASRVAAGVCNPVVLKRFTMAWRGGELMDGAISFYKGIEERLSQSFVDELPVLRRFNSVEEQNLWYEAADRPVLREFLSENILKNKNEGIGAPFYLGKVHKTHKVALSQLLSSYMAYMKAKNSLIEEPFVHDDIEILDNGVVYKGVKARHLIFSEGYGMVQNPYFNQLPLVGNKGEYVIIKSETLRLKEAIKAAFFIVPLGNDLYKIGATYDHQDKSKETTEAARDKILKKMKEVLCCEYTIVSQESGIRPTVRDRRPLVGTHDTYKVLHLLNGLGTRGVLMGPFLAKQLLNSIEKGETLEAEYNINRFA comes from the coding sequence ATGGTAGATTATATAATAGTTGGTTTTGGGATTGCAGGGGTGTCTGTAACAGAAGAATTAGAACGAAGAGGGAAAACTTATCTTGTTTATGAAGATAGTTCTCAGAAGGCTTCAAGAGTGGCTGCTGGTGTTTGTAATCCTGTGGTTCTAAAACGATTTACAATGGCGTGGAGAGGAGGAGAGCTAATGGATGGAGCCATCTCTTTTTATAAAGGAATAGAAGAAAGATTAAGTCAGTCCTTTGTAGATGAGTTACCAGTTTTGCGAAGATTTAACTCGGTAGAAGAACAAAACTTGTGGTATGAGGCTGCTGATAGACCTGTATTACGCGAATTTCTATCAGAAAATATTCTTAAGAACAAAAATGAAGGCATAGGAGCTCCCTTTTATTTAGGAAAAGTACATAAGACTCATAAAGTAGCATTGTCACAGCTGTTGTCGTCTTATATGGCATATATGAAGGCTAAAAATTCATTGATAGAAGAACCTTTTGTCCATGATGATATAGAAATACTAGATAATGGAGTTGTCTACAAAGGAGTAAAAGCGCGACATCTTATTTTTTCTGAAGGCTATGGGATGGTACAAAATCCGTATTTTAATCAGTTGCCTCTAGTAGGAAATAAAGGAGAATATGTTATTATTAAAAGTGAAACACTAAGGTTGAAAGAAGCGATTAAAGCAGCTTTTTTTATAGTTCCGTTAGGTAACGATTTGTACAAAATTGGAGCGACATACGATCATCAGGACAAGTCAAAAGAAACGACAGAAGCAGCTAGAGATAAAATCCTAAAAAAGATGAAAGAAGTGCTGTGCTGTGAGTATACAATTGTGTCACAAGAAAGTGGTATACGTCCTACAGTTAGGGACAGGAGACCATTAGTAGGAACACATGATACCTATAAAGTTCTTCATTTACTAAATGGTCTTGGTACAAGGGGGGTGTTAATGGGACCTTTTTTGGCAAAACAGCTATTAAATTCAATAGAAAAAGGAGAAACTTTGGAAGCTGAATATAACATTAATAGATTTGCTTGA
- the gldK gene encoding gliding motility lipoprotein GldK, whose translation MKKVVSLFAILAMLYSCGKGNRGELVGVKGKNWHPEKPYGMTLIPGGSFIMGKSDDDKAALSNAPTKTVTVRSFYMDETEVTNSEYRQFVEWVRDSTIRQHLAIMADDLGKTPADEGIGEYAFLDADTTNMTVYEKYVYDNYSGMGETGYEGRKQNLDVDIVWDVEDYPDEYYAEVMDTMYIPLEESYNGRRTLDVSKFKFRFTWMDIQAAARAKKGRRKDFVKEEIIEVYPDTTVWIKDFNYSYNEPMHNDYFWHSAYDDYPVVGVSWEQAKAFCTWRTIYKNSYQKKKNKELVNYFRLPTEAEWEYAARGGLESATYPWGGPYAFNDRGCFLANFKPLRGDYAADSFLYTVEAKTFEPNDYNLYNMAGNVSEWVQSSYDPAGYDYVSSMNPNVNDDRNKRKVVRGGSWKDVAYFLQVSTRDYEYADSARSYIGFRTVQDYMGTDVTNQNNTRNKQ comes from the coding sequence ATGAAAAAAGTTGTATCACTCTTTGCTATCTTGGCAATGCTCTATAGTTGCGGAAAAGGGAACCGTGGAGAACTAGTCGGAGTAAAAGGGAAAAACTGGCATCCAGAAAAACCATATGGAATGACGCTCATCCCCGGAGGATCGTTCATTATGGGTAAGTCTGATGATGACAAAGCAGCGCTGTCTAATGCTCCAACAAAGACAGTGACCGTGCGTTCCTTTTACATGGATGAAACAGAAGTAACTAACAGCGAATACAGACAGTTTGTAGAGTGGGTTCGTGACTCCACTATCAGACAGCATCTGGCAATTATGGCTGATGATCTAGGAAAAACTCCTGCCGATGAAGGTATTGGAGAATATGCATTTTTAGATGCAGATACTACCAATATGACTGTTTATGAAAAATACGTCTATGATAACTATAGTGGAATGGGCGAAACAGGTTATGAAGGTAGAAAACAAAATCTTGATGTAGATATTGTCTGGGATGTAGAAGATTATCCAGATGAATATTACGCCGAGGTGATGGATACCATGTATATTCCTTTAGAAGAATCGTATAACGGTAGAAGAACATTAGACGTAAGTAAATTTAAATTTAGATTTACTTGGATGGATATTCAAGCTGCCGCAAGAGCCAAAAAAGGAAGACGAAAGGATTTCGTTAAGGAAGAAATCATAGAGGTTTATCCTGATACAACCGTGTGGATTAAAGATTTTAACTATTCATATAATGAACCAATGCACAATGACTACTTTTGGCACAGTGCTTATGATGATTATCCTGTAGTAGGAGTGTCATGGGAGCAGGCAAAAGCATTTTGTACTTGGAGAACAATCTATAAAAATAGCTACCAAAAGAAAAAGAATAAAGAGCTGGTTAACTATTTCAGGCTTCCGACAGAAGCAGAGTGGGAATACGCTGCAAGAGGAGGGTTGGAATCTGCTACCTATCCATGGGGAGGTCCTTATGCCTTTAATGACAGAGGATGTTTCTTGGCAAACTTTAAACCTTTGAGAGGAGATTATGCAGCAGATAGCTTTTTATATACGGTAGAGGCCAAAACTTTTGAGCCAAACGATTATAATCTTTACAATATGGCAGGAAATGTATCAGAATGGGTACAGTCTTCTTATGATCCTGCAGGATATGATTACGTTTCATCAATGAACCCAAATGTCAATGATGATCGCAATAAAAGAAAAGTGGTTCGTGGAGGATCCTGGAAAGATGTTGCTTATTTCCTACAGGTAAGTACCAGAGATTACGAATACGCTGATTCGGCAAGAAGTTATATTGGATTTAGAACTGTTCAGGACTACATGGGTACTGACGTAACTAACCAAAATAACACAAGAAATAAACAATAG
- the gldM gene encoding gliding motility protein GldM yields MAGGKLSPRQKMINLMYLVFIAMLALNMSKEVLAAFGLMNEKLTESNQATTERNSAFMQGLAEKVSEQPAKYTPLKEKADQTSKLSGELVSYIENLKSTLTKDVSDPKDYVTMDKSVTLDELFFKGGTITPAGKEFVSKIEEYRDGVSGILEEKYSDIANDVKKEFSTSEVTNRDKVKVDWLKYNFEGYPLVATLTKLTQMQSDVKNTESKVLSAMLSGQLQSEVSLSNFEAIVVPDKTAFFSGEKFKGRIILGKKDKTLKAHKVVVNGKELSPESMQEGQTILDFPAGNVGERDIKGEFQFKEGDSIVTIPIESSYAVIPKPNSAVISADKMNVVYRGVNNPMTISIPGVPSVNATAPGLRKAGGAGKYVMNVTTVKSREVSIKVSGKLPNGSSVSDSKKFRIKDIPRPVGTVRGEDGSIKMSKNALQIASVGAILPDFDFDIKLKVSGFKFKVEGQPTVSVSGGRLNSQAKSALRKAKRGSSVQIIDIKARLTTNKGYKLKKISPVIVELTN; encoded by the coding sequence ATGGCAGGAGGAAAATTATCCCCAAGACAGAAGATGATCAACCTGATGTATCTTGTTTTCATCGCTATGTTGGCATTAAACATGTCAAAAGAGGTGTTAGCAGCATTCGGATTGATGAACGAGAAATTGACTGAGTCTAATCAGGCAACTACAGAAAGAAACAGTGCTTTTATGCAAGGTTTAGCTGAAAAAGTTTCTGAACAACCAGCAAAATATACACCACTAAAAGAAAAAGCTGACCAGACGAGTAAATTGTCAGGAGAGTTAGTTTCATATATAGAAAACCTTAAATCTACACTGACTAAAGATGTTTCTGATCCAAAAGATTACGTAACAATGGACAAGTCAGTTACTTTAGATGAATTATTTTTTAAAGGAGGTACAATAACTCCTGCAGGAAAAGAGTTTGTAAGTAAGATAGAAGAGTATAGAGATGGAGTTTCTGGAATCTTAGAAGAAAAATACTCTGATATTGCTAATGATGTTAAAAAAGAATTTTCGACATCAGAAGTTACAAATAGAGATAAAGTGAAAGTAGACTGGTTAAAATATAATTTTGAAGGATATCCTTTAGTAGCTACCCTAACAAAGCTAACACAAATGCAATCTGATGTAAAAAACACAGAAAGCAAAGTGTTATCAGCAATGTTATCAGGACAGTTACAATCAGAGGTTTCTTTATCTAACTTCGAAGCAATTGTTGTACCAGACAAAACGGCTTTCTTTAGCGGTGAGAAATTTAAAGGAAGAATTATCTTAGGAAAGAAAGATAAAACGTTAAAGGCACACAAAGTGGTTGTAAACGGTAAGGAACTATCTCCTGAGTCTATGCAGGAAGGACAAACAATCCTTGATTTCCCAGCAGGAAATGTTGGAGAAAGAGATATCAAAGGAGAATTCCAGTTTAAAGAAGGAGATTCTATTGTAACAATTCCAATTGAAAGCTCTTATGCGGTGATTCCAAAACCAAATTCAGCAGTAATTTCTGCAGATAAAATGAATGTGGTATATAGAGGAGTTAATAACCCAATGACGATTTCTATTCCTGGAGTACCATCTGTAAATGCTACAGCGCCAGGATTGAGAAAAGCTGGAGGAGCAGGAAAATATGTGATGAATGTAACTACTGTAAAATCGCGTGAGGTAAGTATTAAGGTTAGTGGTAAATTACCAAACGGATCTTCAGTAAGTGATAGTAAGAAATTTAGAATTAAAGATATTCCTAGACCTGTTGGAACTGTACGTGGAGAAGACGGATCTATAAAAATGTCTAAAAATGCATTACAGATTGCCTCTGTAGGAGCTATATTACCAGATTTTGATTTCGATATCAAATTAAAAGTAAGTGGTTTCAAATTTAAAGTAGAAGGTCAGCCAACAGTTAGTGTTTCTGGTGGAAGGTTGAATTCACAAGCAAAATCTGCTTTAAGAAAAGCAAAAAGAGGGTCATCTGTACAAATTATTGACATCAAAGCGAGGTTAACTACCAATAAAGGATATAAATTAAAGAAAATATCTCCTGTAATTGTAGAGTTAACTAATTAA
- the gldL gene encoding gliding motility protein GldL: MANSKSSKKLMNMVYGLGAAVVILGALFKIMHWPFGNLMLIIGLITEALVFTVSAFEPVDDELDWSLVYPELAGGDKRDKKAKEAKDPEGMLSKKLDDMLKEARIDAGLMSSLGESIRNFEGAAKSISPTVDSIAGQKKYSEELTHAAAQLESLNNLYKVQLESSARQAEANQAIAENAGKLKSQMENLASNLSSLNGVYGGMLSAMNAKN; encoded by the coding sequence ATGGCAAATTCAAAATCTAGCAAAAAATTAATGAACATGGTATACGGTCTTGGTGCGGCCGTTGTAATATTAGGTGCACTTTTTAAGATTATGCACTGGCCATTCGGTAATCTTATGCTGATTATTGGTCTTATCACAGAAGCTTTAGTATTTACGGTTTCTGCATTTGAACCTGTTGATGATGAGTTAGATTGGTCTCTTGTATATCCAGAATTAGCTGGAGGAGATAAAAGAGATAAAAAAGCTAAAGAAGCTAAAGATCCAGAAGGAATGTTATCTAAGAAATTAGATGATATGTTAAAAGAAGCAAGAATTGATGCAGGATTGATGAGTAGTCTTGGAGAAAGCATCCGCAACTTCGAAGGAGCTGCAAAAAGCATCTCACCAACAGTTGATTCTATCGCAGGTCAAAAGAAATATAGTGAAGAGCTTACGCATGCAGCTGCTCAGTTAGAGTCATTAAATAACCTATACAAAGTACAGTTAGAATCTTCTGCTCGTCAAGCTGAAGCAAATCAGGCAATTGCTGAAAATGCAGGTAAGCTGAAGAGCCAAATGGAGAACCTTGCTAGTAATTTATCTTCTCTTAATGGAGTATATGGTGGTATGTTGAGTGCAATGAATGCTAAAAACTAG
- a CDS encoding DUF983 domain-containing protein: MNFLKGTKIYSIFTGACPVCQNESMYCNSNPYKLNTTLKMEERCSHCNTKYKIEPSFFYGAMYVSYAVGIAFAVAAFVIANLFFKMDLLATFFCIVGTLIFFMPIIMRLSRNIWINLFLHYKKE; this comes from the coding sequence ATGAATTTCTTAAAAGGAACTAAGATTTACAGCATTTTTACAGGAGCTTGTCCTGTTTGCCAAAACGAAAGCATGTATTGCAATTCAAACCCTTACAAACTAAACACTACTTTAAAAATGGAAGAGCGGTGTAGTCATTGTAATACTAAATACAAGATAGAACCTTCATTTTTCTACGGGGCTATGTATGTTAGTTATGCTGTAGGAATTGCCTTTGCCGTCGCTGCTTTTGTCATTGCCAATCTGTTTTTTAAAATGGATCTTTTAGCTACTTTTTTTTGTATCGTAGGGACTTTGATTTTCTTTATGCCGATCATCATGAGATTGTCAAGAAATATCTGGATCAACCTCTTCTTACATTACAAAAAAGAGTAA
- the gldN gene encoding gliding motility protein GldN — translation MNLRNLILSLCALIISIVSYGQANILNATDPDQIGKKTAEQIEQDNDHPLEYGYVDERDVLWAKTTWEIIDLDERINFPLYYPIDTNSIGSNRRSLYDVLMANIKNGNIKNLYSDSYFTETRTISDLQTTLSKIDTTDLGFEQYNAGETVDPQYINKRDITSADISEYHIRGYWYFDKRQGELRYRLLGLAPVAPDVNFIDDDEPDMVPLFWIWYPDAREVLHNAKAFNRKNTSMPFNYDHILNARRFNSIIYKEDNIQGDRSIKDYVIDNALMQLLESERVKESIRNFEMDMWSY, via the coding sequence ATGAATTTGAGAAATCTTATATTAAGTCTTTGTGCTTTAATCATATCCATAGTTTCATACGGGCAGGCGAACATTTTGAACGCAACCGATCCTGATCAAATAGGAAAGAAAACTGCTGAGCAGATTGAACAGGATAATGACCATCCGTTAGAATATGGATACGTAGATGAGCGTGATGTTCTTTGGGCAAAGACTACCTGGGAAATTATAGATTTGGATGAGCGAATTAACTTTCCGTTATACTATCCTATAGACACGAATTCAATAGGATCTAATAGACGTTCATTATATGATGTGTTAATGGCGAATATTAAAAATGGAAATATAAAAAACTTATACTCTGATTCATATTTTACAGAGACACGTACGATCAGTGATTTACAAACTACCTTATCAAAAATAGATACCACGGATTTAGGTTTTGAGCAGTATAATGCCGGAGAGACTGTAGATCCTCAGTATATCAATAAAAGAGATATTACTTCAGCTGATATATCTGAATATCATATTAGAGGGTATTGGTACTTTGATAAGCGTCAAGGTGAATTGAGATACAGATTATTAGGTTTGGCTCCTGTAGCACCAGATGTTAACTTTATCGATGATGATGAGCCAGATATGGTTCCGTTATTCTGGATATGGTACCCTGATGCAAGAGAAGTATTGCATAATGCAAAAGCTTTTAACAGGAAAAATACTTCTATGCCATTTAATTATGATCATATTCTTAATGCTAGAAGGTTTAACTCTATTATTTATAAAGAAGATAATATTCAAGGAGATAGATCTATTAAAGATTATGTGATTGATAATGCTTTAATGCAGTTGCTGGAAAGTGAGCGCGTTAAGGAAAGTATCAGAAACTTTGAAATGGATATGTGGAGTTACTAA